A stretch of Paracoccus seriniphilus DNA encodes these proteins:
- a CDS encoding class II D-tagatose-bisphosphate aldolase non-catalytic subunit: protein MTALDKIIRANRTQNGAALPSVCSAHPDVLTAALLLAEELDRPLLVEATSNQVNHQGGYTGMTPADFIAALRRRATTLGTDPDRLMFGGDHLGPQAWKDQPPENAMREARSMISAYVEAGFTKIHLDCSEGCAGEPATLTDAPAAARAAELAGVAEAAAADPSQLRYIIGTEVPPPGGARHDDEGIAPTPPERANATLIAHREAFAEAGQQAAFDRVRGLVVQPGLEFAPAHVDRFDISAPDHLSAVLEPWPDLCFEAHSTDYQYPQVFEELARRNFAILKVGPALTFAWREALYALSHIDQWLNGGNHISELAESVMTQSDGYWKSHYHGSSDHQRLMRHFGLADRIRYYWARPDLSTAVQQLRDRLNAARPPMPLVTQYLAEETVARAEALPLDFAGSLLVAHVQRALLPYYGKSC from the coding sequence ATGACAGCTTTAGACAAGATCATCCGTGCCAATCGCACCCAGAATGGCGCTGCCCTGCCCTCGGTCTGTTCGGCCCATCCAGATGTCCTGACGGCGGCACTGCTGCTGGCCGAAGAACTGGACCGGCCCCTGCTTGTCGAGGCGACATCAAATCAGGTCAATCATCAGGGCGGCTATACCGGCATGACTCCGGCAGATTTCATTGCCGCGCTGCGCCGCCGTGCCACGACCTTGGGAACCGATCCGGACAGGCTGATGTTCGGTGGCGATCATCTTGGCCCGCAAGCCTGGAAAGACCAGCCGCCCGAAAATGCCATGCGCGAGGCGCGCAGCATGATCTCTGCCTATGTCGAGGCGGGATTCACCAAGATCCATCTGGATTGTTCCGAGGGTTGCGCCGGCGAACCGGCGACACTGACCGATGCCCCCGCCGCGGCGCGGGCAGCCGAACTGGCCGGCGTGGCCGAGGCGGCCGCGGCTGATCCCTCACAGCTGCGCTATATCATCGGCACCGAAGTGCCGCCCCCCGGAGGCGCTCGCCATGACGATGAAGGCATCGCTCCGACGCCGCCGGAACGCGCCAACGCGACTCTGATTGCCCATCGTGAGGCATTTGCGGAAGCGGGCCAACAGGCGGCATTCGACCGGGTGCGTGGCCTGGTGGTCCAGCCGGGGCTGGAATTCGCACCGGCGCATGTGGACCGTTTCGACATCTCTGCGCCCGATCATCTGTCTGCGGTTCTCGAGCCATGGCCCGACCTGTGCTTCGAGGCCCATTCGACCGACTATCAATATCCGCAGGTCTTCGAGGAACTGGCGCGGCGCAATTTCGCCATTCTCAAGGTCGGACCGGCCCTGACCTTCGCATGGCGCGAGGCGTTGTATGCGCTGTCACATATCGACCAATGGCTGAACGGCGGCAATCATATCTCGGAGCTTGCCGAGAGCGTGATGACGCAATCCGACGGCTATTGGAAAAGCCATTATCACGGCAGCTCGGACCATCAGCGCCTGATGCGTCATTTCGGCCTGGCCGATCGGATCCGCTATTACTGGGCGCGTCCGGATCTTTCGACCGCGGTGCAGCAACTGCGTGACCGCCTCAACGCCGCCCGACCACCGATGCCACTTGTGACACAGTATCTTGCCGAGGAAACCGTCGCGCGGGCCGAGGCGCTGCCTCTCGACTTTGCAGGGTCACTGTTGGTCGCGCATGTGCAACGGGCCCTGCTGCCCTATTACGGAAAGAGCTGCTGA
- a CDS encoding N-acetylglucosamine-6-phosphate deacetylase, with translation MLLATDALWRDGALLRNMGLEITAGRVSDIRPLGTDTPDLHAALVAPLFTDLQVNGGGGVMVNGQPNADGLRAIAAAHRRCGTGTILPTVITDSHDVIEAAAEAALETRGEPGLAGLHIEGPHIAPERRGTHDASKIRPLDEKTVILVERLRGAGLPVMITLAPELADPALLDRLVASKAVVSAGHTKATAEETRAALKRGLSCFTHLYNAMPPMTSREPGVLGAALNSHAHAGIIVDGIHVSWDMVRIALRARPAPGLTFAVSDAMATVGGPDHFTLYGQTITVRDNALINAEGSLAGAHIDLVRTLANLVRHVGLPLSEALAMVSDTPRKVIGLPAPALHIGCALTDLNILTEEFDTLDIA, from the coding sequence ATGTTGTTGGCAACCGACGCGCTGTGGCGCGATGGCGCATTGCTTCGGAACATGGGGCTGGAAATCACCGCAGGGCGGGTCAGCGATATTCGCCCTCTGGGAACCGACACCCCGGATCTGCATGCGGCTCTGGTCGCGCCGCTGTTCACCGACCTGCAGGTGAATGGGGGCGGCGGGGTCATGGTGAACGGCCAGCCGAATGCTGACGGGCTGCGGGCCATTGCGGCGGCGCATCGGCGCTGCGGCACCGGCACGATCCTGCCCACCGTCATCACCGACAGCCATGACGTGATCGAAGCCGCTGCCGAGGCCGCGCTTGAAACCCGGGGTGAGCCGGGGCTTGCGGGGCTTCATATCGAAGGCCCCCATATCGCTCCCGAGCGGCGCGGAACCCATGATGCCAGCAAGATCCGTCCGCTGGACGAGAAAACCGTCATCCTGGTGGAGCGCCTGCGCGGGGCCGGGCTGCCGGTCATGATCACACTGGCCCCCGAACTGGCGGATCCCGCACTGCTGGACCGTCTGGTGGCCAGCAAGGCAGTGGTGTCAGCGGGTCATACCAAGGCAACGGCCGAGGAAACCCGCGCCGCGCTGAAGCGCGGGCTGTCCTGTTTCACGCATCTTTACAATGCCATGCCGCCGATGACCTCGCGCGAACCCGGTGTGCTGGGGGCGGCGCTGAACTCGCATGCCCATGCGGGGATCATTGTCGACGGCATCCATGTCAGCTGGGACATGGTGCGCATTGCCCTGCGTGCCCGCCCTGCCCCCGGCCTGACCTTCGCTGTCTCGGATGCCATGGCCACGGTTGGCGGGCCGGATCACTTCACGCTTTACGGCCAGACGATCACGGTGCGCGACAATGCCCTGATCAATGCCGAGGGATCCCTGGCGGGGGCCCATATCGACCTTGTCCGGACCCTGGCCAATCTGGTGCGCCATGTGGGTCTGCCTTTGTCTGAGGCGCTGGCCATGGTCAGTGACACGCCCCGCAAGGTCATCGGGCTGCCCGCGCCTGCGCTGCACATCGGCTGCGCCCTGACTGATCTGAACATTCTGACCGAGGAATTCGACACATTGGATATCGCATGA
- a CDS encoding beta-N-acetylhexosaminidase, with protein MSLHLTQSWSSAPHGTKGSFHFRLGNLGTTPVNVARFCYTSLGRIDETSVVTGGKVARNFGSYVEIIPDRAILPALGVWELRLSGLIYGAANRSQGIITAWVETDSGDILTVTIEDLLTEDVLPRGAGKIWPEGHAESPLGLLPWPAEARIDGWCEILPRLYPTPTSDPRPFLQVARLHARLFPTAPTVMGLQPATGGTAVELRQDDTIPAEGYRLTFGDRIILTHGCDDGRRHGLIALAQMAHAAGTDPRYRFPASGEISDAPRFGWRGLMFDVARNFFPVSVNLRLMDIMAWLRMNRLHWHLTDDEGWRIPSKAYPELGTIGATRARGAPMPPQYGDGPNGQSGAYSANDIATVLKHGRDLGIFVMPEVEMPGHAASLLASVPGLRDPDEPECSYRSVQGFTNNALNPGIAKSYEVAETLLDEARALFPGDIIHVGADEVDISAWAQSPAAQDFARKHGLTTTHELQAHFLRHVQAHLKAKGRRIGVWDEAAEGGGIAADSAVMFAWRTKEKTAELIEKGYDVVATPGQAYYLDMVESEGWDARGISWAGVSTPEASYAHEVSDGLPDGPGRLLGVQAAIWCEYLHDVERINAIAFPRLAAVAESAWTPPAEKSAPRFFALSRLVPQL; from the coding sequence ATGAGCCTGCATCTGACGCAAAGCTGGTCCTCTGCGCCGCATGGCACGAAGGGCAGCTTTCATTTCCGCCTTGGCAATCTTGGCACCACTCCGGTGAATGTCGCGCGCTTCTGCTACACCTCGCTGGGGCGCATCGACGAAACCTCTGTCGTCACGGGCGGCAAAGTGGCGCGCAATTTCGGCAGCTATGTCGAAATCATTCCTGATCGGGCCATCTTGCCGGCACTGGGCGTCTGGGAACTGCGGCTTTCCGGGTTGATCTATGGGGCCGCAAACCGCAGCCAGGGGATCATCACCGCCTGGGTCGAAACTGACAGCGGCGATATTCTGACCGTAACCATAGAGGATCTTCTGACCGAAGATGTCCTGCCACGCGGCGCAGGAAAGATCTGGCCCGAAGGTCATGCGGAAAGTCCGCTTGGCCTGCTGCCCTGGCCAGCCGAGGCCCGTATTGACGGCTGGTGCGAAATCCTGCCGCGCCTCTATCCCACTCCGACCAGCGATCCGCGTCCCTTCCTGCAGGTTGCCCGGCTTCATGCCCGCCTGTTTCCGACCGCCCCGACCGTCATGGGGCTGCAACCCGCAACTGGAGGAACGGCGGTTGAACTGCGGCAGGATGATACCATCCCCGCCGAGGGCTATCGCCTGACATTCGGCGACCGGATCATCCTGACCCATGGCTGCGACGACGGTCGACGCCACGGATTGATCGCATTGGCGCAGATGGCCCATGCTGCCGGCACCGATCCACGGTATCGCTTTCCCGCGTCGGGCGAGATTTCTGATGCGCCGCGCTTTGGATGGCGCGGTCTGATGTTCGATGTGGCCCGGAATTTCTTTCCGGTGTCTGTCAACCTGCGCCTGATGGATATCATGGCATGGCTGCGGATGAACCGGCTGCATTGGCATCTGACCGATGATGAGGGCTGGCGGATTCCGTCGAAAGCCTATCCTGAACTGGGCACCATTGGCGCAACCCGGGCGCGCGGCGCGCCGATGCCGCCGCAATATGGTGACGGGCCGAACGGGCAAAGCGGCGCCTATAGCGCCAATGACATCGCAACCGTGCTGAAACATGGTCGCGACCTGGGAATCTTCGTCATGCCCGAGGTCGAGATGCCGGGCCATGCGGCCTCATTGCTGGCCTCGGTCCCCGGCCTGCGCGATCCTGACGAGCCCGAATGCAGCTATCGCTCGGTTCAGGGCTTCACGAATAATGCGCTGAATCCCGGCATCGCCAAATCTTATGAGGTTGCCGAAACTCTGTTGGACGAGGCCCGCGCGCTGTTTCCCGGTGACATCATTCATGTTGGCGCCGATGAAGTGGACATTTCGGCATGGGCGCAATCTCCGGCAGCGCAGGATTTTGCCCGGAAACACGGGCTGACCACCACGCATGAACTGCAGGCGCATTTTCTGCGTCACGTGCAGGCACATCTGAAGGCAAAGGGCCGCCGGATCGGTGTCTGGGACGAAGCTGCGGAAGGTGGCGGGATCGCCGCCGACAGCGCGGTGATGTTTGCCTGGCGCACCAAGGAAAAGACCGCCGAACTGATCGAGAAGGGCTATGACGTCGTGGCGACACCCGGGCAGGCCTATTATCTCGACATGGTCGAATCCGAGGGCTGGGATGCGCGCGGCATCTCTTGGGCCGGTGTGTCTACGCCCGAGGCCAGCTATGCCCATGAAGTCAGTGATGGCCTGCCTGATGGCCCCGGACGGCTGCTGGGTGTGCAGGCGGCGATCTGGTGCGAATATCTGCATGATGTCGAACGCATCAATGCCATCGCCTTTCCCCGGCTTGCTGCGGTGGCCGAGTCAGCCTGGACCCCGCCTGCAGAAAAATCCGCGCCGCGCTTCTTTGCGCTCTCGCGGCTGGTGCCGCAGCTATGA
- a CDS encoding M81 family metallopeptidase — protein MKRIAIGGLHTECSSYSPLEQVAADFTRTEGEALTRSVPFDFSGHGLIALPLFHDRAVPGGPVAVETFAAMRDEFMQRLRAAMPLDGVLLLMHGAMFVPGIEDPEGEFITEIRNIVGPDAIISAAFDLHGQITRKICDGLDAFAAFRTAPHIDTPETWARAAGMLADALNTGTRPAVYREAVPILVSGEMSSTFVAPCDRLYAALPEFDRQPGICDSNLMIGYVWADSPRATAAAVVTATDPQAGRRVAARIAASYRAARDELVFDNEAAPLEEALDLVAGQPAILADSGDNPTAGGVGDRADVLAALQGRDLGPVLVAGIADPAIHRQLTEGATEVALGGGLGGGGPRVTLKVHDCRLVDDCAVMTCHDLAIVVTRRRRPFHNLDDFTALGLSLDGFSLLVVKSGYLSPDLRALPRRQVMALTEGAVCQHLSRLPNLHRPAGTWPFTDPA, from the coding sequence ATGAAGCGGATCGCGATCGGCGGGCTGCACACCGAATGCTCCAGCTATTCGCCGCTGGAGCAGGTCGCGGCGGATTTTACCCGGACCGAGGGCGAGGCGCTGACACGCTCGGTCCCCTTTGATTTTTCCGGTCACGGGCTGATCGCTCTGCCGCTGTTCCATGATCGCGCGGTTCCGGGCGGACCTGTTGCGGTCGAGACATTCGCCGCAATGCGTGATGAATTCATGCAGCGTCTGCGCGCCGCAATGCCGCTGGACGGGGTCTTGCTGCTGATGCATGGGGCGATGTTCGTGCCGGGGATCGAAGACCCCGAGGGCGAGTTCATCACCGAGATACGGAACATCGTTGGTCCTGATGCGATCATCTCGGCGGCCTTTGACCTGCATGGCCAGATCACCCGGAAGATCTGCGACGGGCTGGATGCCTTCGCGGCCTTTCGCACCGCACCCCATATCGACACCCCCGAAACATGGGCGCGCGCTGCCGGGATGCTGGCCGATGCGCTGAACACGGGCACACGACCCGCCGTCTATCGTGAAGCCGTGCCGATTCTCGTCTCGGGGGAAATGTCTTCGACCTTCGTCGCCCCCTGCGACCGGCTTTATGCCGCCTTGCCAGAGTTCGACCGTCAGCCCGGGATCTGCGATTCCAATCTGATGATCGGCTATGTCTGGGCCGACAGCCCCCGCGCGACCGCCGCCGCAGTGGTGACAGCAACGGATCCGCAGGCCGGGCGCAGGGTGGCCGCAAGGATTGCGGCCTCTTATCGTGCCGCGCGGGACGAGCTGGTCTTTGACAATGAGGCCGCCCCGCTGGAAGAGGCATTGGATCTTGTCGCCGGGCAGCCCGCCATCCTTGCCGACAGCGGCGACAACCCGACCGCTGGCGGGGTCGGGGACCGCGCCGACGTTCTGGCAGCCTTGCAGGGACGTGATCTTGGCCCGGTTCTGGTCGCGGGCATTGCGGATCCTGCCATTCATCGCCAACTGACCGAGGGCGCAACCGAGGTCGCTCTGGGCGGTGGACTGGGTGGCGGCGGACCAAGGGTCACGCTGAAGGTCCATGACTGCAGACTGGTGGATGACTGCGCCGTCATGACCTGCCATGACCTTGCAATCGTCGTGACCCGACGGCGGCGCCCTTTCCACAATCTTGATGACTTCACCGCCTTGGGCCTGTCCCTCGACGGATTCTCGCTGCTGGTGGTCAAATCGGGCTATCTCTCGCCCGATTTGCGTGCCCTGCCGCGTCGGCAGGTCATGGCATTGACAGAGGGAGCAGTCTGCCAGCACCTGTCCCGCTTGCCGAACCTGCACCGCCCGGCTGGTACATGGCCCTTCACGGATCCCGCCTGA
- a CDS encoding GntR family transcriptional regulator produces the protein MNEDLSLKPVDDGTVRRRITQQLTNHIVSGGFSPGQKLTEQQLAASLQVSRGPLREAVRELAELGLLISVPYRGLFVRSISRQDLEELYSLRTRLESFAFELLWDLRTPEALDDLRRRHVALNRTIEEGADSLRAIEEELYLHNWCFELCGHNLLRRTWEGMRPHVNFYFSLHQKAHDRKGPLRASHDVYVRLACGDDLAAMLDHLKDHMRQGLARTIEELSSDLPVT, from the coding sequence ATGAACGAAGACCTGTCGCTGAAACCGGTGGATGACGGCACGGTGCGCCGCCGCATCACCCAGCAGCTGACGAACCATATTGTCAGCGGTGGTTTTTCACCGGGTCAGAAGCTGACCGAGCAGCAATTGGCGGCCTCCTTGCAGGTCAGCCGGGGGCCGCTGCGCGAGGCGGTGCGCGAACTGGCCGAGCTGGGATTGCTGATCAGTGTTCCTTATCGGGGCCTGTTCGTGCGCAGCATTTCGCGCCAGGATCTGGAAGAGCTGTATTCCCTGCGAACAAGGCTGGAGAGTTTTGCCTTCGAATTGCTGTGGGATCTCCGCACACCCGAGGCCCTGGATGATCTGCGGCGGCGCCATGTCGCGCTGAACCGCACCATCGAAGAGGGCGCGGACAGTTTGCGCGCCATCGAGGAGGAGCTGTATCTGCACAATTGGTGCTTTGAGCTATGCGGCCACAATCTGTTGCGGCGCACATGGGAGGGCATGCGTCCACATGTGAATTTCTATTTCTCGCTGCATCAGAAGGCCCATGATCGCAAGGGGCCGCTGCGTGCCTCACATGATGTCTATGTCAGACTGGCCTGCGGCGATGACCTTGCGGCAATGCTGGATCATCTGAAGGATCACATGCGGCAGGGGCTGGCACGCACGATCGAGGAGCTGTCCTCGGATCTGCCAGTGACATGA
- a CDS encoding TAXI family TRAP transporter solute-binding subunit: MFVSRKFAAVAALGLALSAQSAAAEEFITIGTAGQTGIYYVVGQSVCQLVNRNSADHDFRCTAAATGGSIANLNGIREGDFNFGVVQSDWQFHAVNGSSAFEEYGPNEKLRAVFSAHPDVVTVVARADSGIRTLDDLPGHRVNIGNPGSGSRATAEVLLSTKGIDPDEFSLTSELKSNEQSAALCDNKIDAMMFSAGHPVGNITEATVSCDTVFLQIDGPEIDKLVDETPYYEKAQIPAGMYKGQDEDINSYGPLATFVTSTDTSDEAVYQVVKAIFENFDRFKKLHPAFAHLQEQDMVTKGNIAPLHEGAIRYYRERGWM; encoded by the coding sequence ATGTTCGTTTCCAGAAAATTCGCAGCGGTTGCGGCCCTGGGCCTTGCGCTGAGCGCACAGTCAGCGGCTGCCGAAGAGTTCATCACGATCGGCACGGCTGGACAGACCGGCATTTACTATGTCGTCGGGCAATCGGTCTGCCAATTGGTCAATCGCAACAGCGCCGACCATGATTTCCGCTGCACCGCCGCGGCAACCGGCGGTTCGATCGCCAATCTCAACGGCATCCGTGAAGGTGATTTCAACTTCGGCGTCGTGCAGTCGGATTGGCAGTTTCACGCCGTGAACGGCAGCAGTGCCTTCGAGGAATACGGTCCGAACGAGAAACTGCGGGCGGTGTTCTCGGCCCATCCCGACGTGGTCACCGTTGTCGCCCGTGCGGATTCCGGAATCCGCACATTGGATGACCTGCCCGGCCATCGCGTGAACATCGGCAACCCGGGATCAGGCTCGCGTGCCACGGCGGAAGTGCTGTTGAGCACCAAGGGCATTGATCCCGACGAATTCTCGCTGACATCCGAGCTGAAATCGAACGAACAATCCGCCGCGCTTTGCGACAACAAGATCGACGCAATGATGTTCTCGGCTGGCCATCCCGTGGGCAATATCACCGAGGCCACCGTCTCATGCGACACGGTCTTCCTGCAGATCGACGGTCCCGAGATCGACAAGCTGGTGGATGAGACCCCCTATTACGAAAAGGCCCAGATCCCGGCCGGCATGTACAAGGGCCAGGATGAGGACATCAACAGCTATGGTCCGCTGGCGACCTTTGTCACCTCGACCGACACCAGCGACGAAGCTGTCTACCAGGTCGTCAAGGCGATCTTCGAGAATTTTGACCGGTTCAAGAAACTGCATCCCGCCTTTGCGCATCTGCAGGAACAGGACATGGTCACCAAGGGCAATATTGCGCCGCTGCATGAAGGGGCCATCCGCTACTACCGCGAACGCGGCTGGATGTAG
- a CDS encoding D-amino acid aminotransferase gives MNATTPSHTTHEASEDARNNDIKIYVNGEIVHRDEAKVSVYDSGFMLGDGMWEGLRLYNGKWAFFDEHMDRFFNSCKTVSLDVGMTKEEILDALNRTAAANGMTTDVHCRLMCTRGKKDKPFQHPGLSRSGPTVVMILEHSKPVDSLQSAGIRLATVAQVRGLPTSQDPKLNSHSKLNCIIACLQAEAAGADEALMLDPHGFVNTTNACNFFIVRRGEVWTSTGDYCMNGITRQKVIDLCRANDIPVFEKNFSLYEAYGADEAFLTGTFGAQTPVASIDGKTIGNGERPMIQRIRQLYKELIQRETGGN, from the coding sequence ATGAACGCCACGACCCCCAGTCATACGACGCATGAAGCATCCGAAGACGCGCGCAACAATGACATCAAGATCTATGTCAACGGCGAGATCGTGCATCGCGACGAGGCCAAGGTCTCGGTCTATGATTCCGGCTTCATGCTGGGAGACGGCATGTGGGAAGGTCTGCGGCTGTACAATGGCAAATGGGCCTTCTTCGACGAACATATGGACCGGTTCTTCAATTCCTGCAAAACCGTCTCGCTGGACGTCGGGATGACCAAGGAGGAAATCCTGGATGCACTGAACCGGACCGCTGCGGCCAATGGCATGACCACCGATGTGCATTGTCGTCTGATGTGCACCCGCGGCAAGAAGGACAAGCCTTTCCAGCATCCCGGGCTCAGCCGTTCGGGACCGACCGTGGTGATGATCCTGGAGCATTCCAAGCCCGTCGACAGCCTGCAATCGGCCGGCATCCGTCTGGCCACCGTGGCACAGGTGCGCGGTCTGCCGACCAGTCAGGATCCCAAGCTGAACAGCCATTCCAAGCTGAACTGCATCATCGCCTGCCTTCAGGCCGAGGCTGCCGGTGCCGATGAGGCCCTGATGCTGGACCCGCATGGTTTCGTCAACACGACCAATGCCTGCAACTTCTTCATCGTGCGGCGTGGCGAAGTTTGGACCTCGACCGGCGATTACTGCATGAATGGCATCACGCGCCAGAAGGTCATCGACCTGTGCCGCGCCAATGACATTCCGGTGTTCGAAAAGAACTTCTCGCTCTACGAGGCCTATGGTGCCGACGAGGCATTTCTGACCGGCACCTTCGGCGCTCAGACCCCGGTGGCCTCGATTGACGGCAAGACCATCGGCAATGGCGAAAGGCCGATGATCCAGCGCATCCGGCAGCTCTACAAGGAGTTGATCCAGCGCGAGACCGGCGGCAACTGA
- the cueR gene encoding Cu(I)-responsive transcriptional regulator, which produces MNIGTVSRACGLPDKTIRYYEEIGLIHPARGANGYRDFSDRDLHKLTFLARARSLGFSIEDCRTLMSLYEDHARASADVKMLAQDHIRRIEEKVAKLLSMRDTLNDLVTHCHGDSRPDCPILDDLAGGASASGR; this is translated from the coding sequence ATGAATATCGGCACAGTGTCACGGGCCTGCGGATTGCCCGACAAGACCATTCGCTACTACGAGGAGATCGGACTGATCCACCCGGCGCGGGGGGCCAATGGCTATCGCGATTTCAGTGATCGGGATCTGCACAAGCTGACCTTTCTGGCTCGTGCCAGATCGCTTGGTTTCTCGATCGAGGACTGTCGCACGCTGATGTCGCTCTACGAGGACCATGCCCGCGCCAGTGCCGATGTCAAAATGCTGGCGCAGGATCATATCCGGCGCATCGAGGAAAAGGTGGCCAAGCTGCTGTCGATGCGCGACACGCTGAATGATCTGGTCACGCATTGCCACGGCGATTCCCGGCCCGATTGCCCGATTCTGGACGATCTGGCCGGAGGGGCTTCGGCATCAGGACGCTAG
- a CDS encoding AMP-binding protein, translated as MMVEEINRGDALGIAPVRGLAHVKGRTDSPLIEETIPQLLASTVQRWPEGDAVVFSDEGIRWNWTEFSAQVDRLALGFLRLGLGHGDRLGIWAPNCSAWLLSQFATARIGVILVNINPAYRLHELEYALRKTGCRALVLADRFKHSDYVGMINQLLPQLATSRPGQLEADKLPDLRHVITFGEETHDGCHSFEGVQAMGTDGDRAELDAITATLDVNDPINIQFTSGTTGAPKGATLTHRNIVNNANFVTAAMKTTEKDRICIPVPFYHCFGMVMGTLGCVTKGATIVVPAAGFDAAATLTCVSTERCTALYGVPTMFVAMLEHSEFARHDLSSLRTGIMAGAPCPIEVMKQVQSKMHMSEVTIAYGMTETSPVSFQSDTDTPLEKRVASVGRIQPHLEVRIAREDGTTANVGEQGQLLTRGYSVMSGYWNDEEQTAAAIDGDGWMHTGDLARIDAEGYCNITGRVKDMILRGGENIYPREIEEFLYTHPDVSQVQVFGIPDPKFGEIVAAWIVPRPGCSPTEEDLREFCRDQIAHFKIPAVIRFKSELPMTVSGKPQKFVMRDAMIEELGLEVAQTA; from the coding sequence ATGATGGTCGAGGAAATCAACCGGGGCGACGCCCTGGGTATAGCGCCGGTCCGGGGCCTTGCTCATGTGAAGGGGAGGACAGACAGCCCGCTGATCGAAGAGACGATCCCCCAGTTGCTGGCCAGTACGGTTCAACGCTGGCCCGAAGGCGATGCCGTGGTCTTCAGCGACGAGGGAATCCGCTGGAACTGGACGGAATTTTCCGCGCAGGTCGACCGTCTTGCCCTGGGATTTCTGCGCCTTGGGCTGGGACATGGCGACCGGTTGGGGATCTGGGCGCCCAATTGTTCGGCATGGCTGTTGTCGCAATTCGCCACGGCGCGGATCGGGGTCATCCTGGTCAATATCAATCCCGCCTATCGCCTGCACGAACTGGAATACGCGCTGCGCAAGACCGGCTGTCGCGCGCTGGTTCTGGCCGATCGCTTCAAGCATTCCGACTATGTCGGGATGATCAACCAGCTGTTGCCTCAGCTTGCAACCTCGCGCCCCGGACAGCTGGAAGCGGACAAGCTGCCGGATCTGCGCCATGTCATCACCTTTGGCGAAGAAACCCATGACGGCTGCCATAGCTTTGAAGGCGTGCAGGCGATGGGGACAGATGGCGACAGGGCAGAGCTGGACGCGATCACCGCGACGCTTGACGTCAATGATCCGATCAATATCCAGTTCACCTCGGGCACGACGGGTGCGCCCAAAGGGGCAACGCTGACGCATCGCAATATCGTCAACAACGCAAACTTCGTCACCGCGGCGATGAAGACCACGGAAAAGGACCGGATCTGCATTCCGGTGCCCTTCTACCATTGCTTTGGCATGGTCATGGGCACGCTTGGCTGCGTGACCAAAGGCGCCACCATTGTCGTTCCCGCTGCCGGTTTCGATGCCGCCGCGACCCTGACCTGTGTTTCGACCGAGCGCTGCACCGCGCTCTATGGTGTGCCGACGATGTTCGTGGCGATGCTGGAGCATTCCGAATTCGCACGACATGACCTGTCGTCTCTGCGCACCGGGATCATGGCCGGCGCACCATGCCCGATCGAGGTGATGAAACAGGTGCAGTCGAAAATGCACATGTCCGAGGTGACCATCGCCTATGGCATGACCGAGACCAGCCCGGTGTCATTCCAGTCCGATACCGATACACCCCTGGAAAAGCGTGTGGCGTCGGTCGGACGGATCCAGCCTCATCTGGAGGTGCGGATCGCCCGTGAAGACGGCACCACCGCCAATGTGGGCGAACAGGGGCAACTGCTGACCCGGGGCTATTCGGTCATGTCCGGCTATTGGAATGATGAAGAACAGACGGCCGCCGCGATTGATGGCGATGGCTGGATGCATACCGGCGATCTGGCCCGCATCGATGCCGAGGGATATTGCAATATCACCGGACGGGTGAAGGACATGATCCTGCGCGGGGGCGAGAACATCTATCCGCGTGAAATCGAGGAATTCCTCTATACCCATCCCGATGTCAGCCAGGTGCAGGTCTTCGGCATTCCCGATCCGAAGTTCGGAGAGATCGTCGCCGCCTGGATCGTGCCCCGGCCCGGCTGCTCCCCGACCGAAGAGGACCTGCGCGAATTCTGTCGCGACCAGATCGCCCATTTCAAGATCCCGGCGGTGATCCGCTTCAAGTCCGAACTGCCGATGACGGTTTCGGGCAAGCCGCAGAAATTCGTGATGCGCGATGCCATGATCGAGGAACTGGGGCTGGAGGTCGCCCAGACCGCCTAA